A single window of Nitrospirota bacterium DNA harbors:
- the rpsK gene encoding 30S ribosomal protein S11, whose translation MAQRKKGAKKERKIIQAGAAYIQASFNNTIITITDQNGNVVAWSSSGSQGFKGSRKGTPYAAQIASETAAKKAIDLGMRQIDVYVKGPGSGRESAIRALQSAGLEINLIKDVTPVPHNGSRPPKRRRV comes from the coding sequence ATGGCTCAAAGAAAAAAGGGGGCAAAGAAGGAGAGAAAGATAATACAAGCAGGGGCTGCTTACATACAGGCTTCATTCAATAACACTATAATTACCATTACTGACCAGAACGGCAATGTAGTTGCCTGGTCGTCATCTGGCTCCCAGGGCTTTAAAGGATCCAGAAAAGGGACCCCTTATGCTGCACAGATAGCGTCTGAGACAGCCGCTAAAAAGGCTATTGATTTAGGCATGCGACAGATAGATGTATATGTTAAAGGCCCTGGCAGTGGAAGGGAATCTGCTATAAGGGCCCTTCAGTCAGCGGGCTTAGAGATAAATCTCATAAAGGATGTCACTCCAGTGCCTCATAATGGCAGCAGACCTCCAAAGAGGAGGAGGGTATAA
- the rpsM gene encoding 30S ribosomal protein S13 — protein MARIVGVDLPRNERVEIGLTRIYGIGRSSSQKILKDTGVNPDKRVKDLTDDEVVKIRGVIDREYRVEGDLKREVSMNIKRLMDIGCYRGLRHKARLPVRGQRTRTNARTRKGSRRTVGAKKKEV, from the coding sequence ATGGCAAGGATTGTAGGGGTTGATTTACCAAGGAACGAGAGAGTAGAAATAGGTCTCACCAGGATTTATGGTATCGGGAGGTCTTCTTCTCAGAAGATATTAAAGGACACGGGTGTCAATCCAGACAAGAGGGTTAAAGACCTTACAGATGACGAGGTCGTCAAAATAAGGGGAGTTATTGACAGGGAATACAGGGTTGAAGGAGACCTCAAGCGCGAGGTTTCCATGAACATAAAAAGGCTGATGGATATTGGATGTTACAGGGGGCTCAGGCATAAAGCCAGATTACCGGTAAGAGGGCAGAGGACTCGGACTAATGCGAGGACCCGCAAAGGGTCGAGACGTACTGTTGGTGCAAAGAAAAAGGAGGTTTAA
- the rpmJ gene encoding 50S ribosomal protein L36 gives MKVRSSVKLMCDKCKIIKRKGVTRIVCSNPRHKQRQG, from the coding sequence ATGAAAGTGCGATCATCAGTTAAACTCATGTGCGATAAGTGTAAAATTATAAAGAGAAAAGGCGTTACGCGCATTGTATGCAGTAACCCGAGGCATAAACAGAGGCAGGGATAA
- the infA gene encoding translation initiation factor IF-1 yields the protein MPKEDVIEVQGTIIENLPNAMFRVELENGQRILAYVSGKMRMHFIKILPGDKVTVELSPYDLTKGRITYRFK from the coding sequence ATGCCTAAAGAAGACGTAATAGAGGTACAGGGAACCATAATTGAGAACCTGCCCAATGCTATGTTTAGAGTGGAATTGGAGAATGGACAGAGGATTCTTGCATATGTGTCGGGCAAGATGCGAATGCATTTTATAAAAATCTTACCTGGAGATAAGGTTACCGTAGAGCTCTCCCCCTACGACCTTACAAAGGGGCGGATAACTTATAGATTTAAATAG
- the map gene encoding type I methionyl aminopeptidase encodes MIVLKSREEIEKMAEACRIVAETLAGTKELIAPGITTAELDRFAEAFIRSKGATPAFKGYRGYPAALCVSINEQVIHGVPGLVKLKEGDVASLDIGVYYKGFYGDAAMTLPVGRISSTAMRLLTVTEEALCLGIEKARVGYRVSDISYTIQSHAEKNGFSVVRNFVGHGIGRQLHEDPQVPNFGPPGEGPRLVEGMTLAIEPMINAGGWEVVILNDGWTAVTKDGSLSAHFEHTVAITNNGPLILTKI; translated from the coding sequence GTGATAGTACTTAAGTCCAGGGAAGAAATTGAAAAAATGGCTGAGGCCTGCCGTATTGTGGCCGAAACCCTGGCTGGTACAAAGGAACTAATAGCTCCCGGTATTACCACCGCCGAGCTTGACAGGTTTGCTGAGGCCTTTATTCGGTCTAAGGGGGCAACCCCTGCATTTAAGGGTTATAGAGGTTATCCAGCAGCCCTGTGTGTATCAATAAATGAGCAGGTCATACATGGAGTTCCTGGGTTAGTAAAGTTGAAAGAGGGAGATGTAGCGAGCCTGGACATTGGTGTCTATTATAAAGGATTTTATGGGGACGCGGCGATGACTCTACCTGTGGGTAGAATAAGCTCAACAGCCATGAGGCTGCTTACTGTTACCGAGGAGGCACTTTGCCTTGGTATAGAAAAGGCCAGGGTCGGGTACAGAGTTTCAGACATTTCCTATACCATTCAAAGTCACGCAGAGAAGAATGGTTTTTCGGTAGTCAGGAATTTTGTCGGGCATGGCATAGGAAGACAGTTACATGAAGATCCGCAAGTGCCAAATTTTGGCCCTCCGGGGGAGGGTCCAAGGCTTGTGGAGGGGATGACTTTAGCAATTGAGCCTATGATAAATGCTGGTGGATGGGAGGTAGTCATCCTAAATGATGGCTGGACTGCAGTGACAAAGGATGGGAGTCTTTCGGCCCATTTTGAGCATACAGTGGCTATTACCAATAATGGCCCTCTTATCTTGACTAAGATATGA